A stretch of the Cumulibacter soli genome encodes the following:
- a CDS encoding flavin-containing monooxygenase: protein MSTATAPEKTAGKAGKVDYDVVIVGAGFAGMYQLHKLRQQGMSAHVYETGSDVGGTWFWNRYPGARVDIESHHYSLGFDEDLQQEWDWSERYAPQPELLKYAKHVSERFDLRKDITFNTKVTAADWNEAEHSWTVTTSAGETVSARFVILATGCLSKPQRPKFEGLENYQGELYYTSSFPDDVSFAGKKVAVIGTGSSGLQTITAIAGEVGSLSVYQRTPSFAVPAHNHELADEDREKVKANYAEIRAKDFAAKIGFDAGQNATVMAADLTPEQVRAEQEARWELGGLSYGFAYGDILVDPDVNESFSEFIREKIRGIVKDPATAEKLSPRTYPVASKRMCVDTGYYQVYNQDNVELIDINEEPIEGFTATGIRSGGKEREFDLVILATGFDAMTGAILDIDITANGQAIKDKWAHGPQTYLGLMTSGFPNLLLITGPQSPSVLTNMITSIEYDVDWLTRLFADMRAAGHTKVDARVESETWWVTANNDVAAGTLMPQANSWYMGANIPGKDRVFLPWVGGHDMYVQICESIATVGNYHGFKFEA from the coding sequence ATGAGCACGGCAACCGCACCTGAAAAGACCGCGGGCAAGGCCGGCAAGGTCGACTACGACGTTGTCATCGTCGGCGCTGGTTTTGCCGGTATGTACCAGTTGCACAAGTTGCGTCAGCAGGGCATGAGCGCGCATGTGTACGAGACCGGGTCGGACGTCGGTGGTACCTGGTTCTGGAACCGGTACCCGGGCGCTCGAGTTGATATCGAATCGCATCACTACTCGCTGGGGTTCGATGAGGACCTGCAGCAGGAGTGGGACTGGAGCGAGCGGTACGCGCCGCAGCCGGAGTTGTTGAAGTACGCCAAGCACGTTTCCGAGCGTTTCGACCTGCGTAAGGACATTACGTTCAACACGAAGGTCACTGCCGCAGATTGGAACGAGGCGGAACACTCGTGGACGGTCACGACGTCCGCCGGAGAAACGGTCTCGGCGCGCTTCGTCATTCTGGCCACCGGGTGCCTGTCGAAGCCGCAACGTCCGAAGTTCGAGGGCCTGGAGAATTACCAGGGGGAGTTGTACTACACCTCGAGTTTCCCGGATGATGTCTCCTTCGCCGGTAAGAAGGTCGCGGTCATCGGTACAGGTTCGTCGGGCCTGCAGACCATCACCGCGATCGCCGGTGAGGTCGGCTCGCTGAGCGTCTACCAGCGCACGCCGTCGTTCGCCGTACCCGCGCACAACCACGAGTTGGCCGATGAGGACCGGGAGAAGGTCAAGGCGAACTACGCGGAGATCCGCGCGAAGGATTTCGCGGCGAAGATTGGCTTCGATGCCGGGCAGAACGCGACCGTGATGGCCGCCGATCTGACGCCAGAACAAGTGCGCGCTGAACAGGAGGCGCGGTGGGAACTCGGTGGCCTGTCGTACGGGTTCGCCTACGGCGACATCCTGGTGGACCCCGATGTCAACGAGTCGTTCTCCGAGTTCATCCGCGAAAAGATCCGCGGCATCGTCAAGGACCCGGCGACCGCGGAGAAGTTGTCGCCGCGCACGTATCCGGTGGCCAGCAAGCGGATGTGTGTCGATACCGGCTATTACCAGGTGTACAACCAGGACAACGTCGAGTTGATCGACATCAACGAGGAACCGATCGAAGGGTTCACCGCGACTGGGATCCGCTCCGGCGGGAAGGAACGCGAGTTCGACCTGGTGATCCTGGCGACCGGATTCGACGCGATGACCGGCGCGATCCTGGACATTGACATCACCGCCAACGGACAGGCGATCAAGGACAAGTGGGCGCACGGTCCGCAGACCTACCTGGGCCTGATGACCAGCGGATTCCCGAACCTGCTGCTGATCACCGGACCGCAGAGCCCGTCCGTGCTCACCAACATGATCACCTCGATCGAGTACGACGTCGACTGGCTGACTCGCTTGTTCGCGGACATGCGTGCGGCCGGGCATACCAAGGTCGATGCTCGAGTGGAATCGGAAACCTGGTGGGTCACGGCGAACAATGACGTCGCGGCTGGCACGCTGATGCCGCAAGCGAACTCGTGGTACATGGGCGCGAACATCCCCGGTAAGGACCGCGTGTTCCTGCCCTGGGTCGGCGGGCACGATATGTACGTACAGATCTGCGAGTCGATCGCGACCGTAGGCAACTACCACGGCTTCAAATTCGAGGCGTAA